Part of the Zhongshania aliphaticivorans genome, GTGCTGAATTAAGCTCACTACTCCTGTACTGTTGCCGCCATTTCATCAATATCAACATGGCGTACATTCGCACCTTTTACTAAGTAAATAACGTGCTCAGCAATATTCCTAGCGTGGTCACCCACGCGCTCCAAGGAGCGTAAGGCCCACATAACCTGCAACACCGATGAAATCGTGCGCGGGTCCTCTATCATATAGGTCACAAGGCTGCGCATTGCGGTGCCGTACTCAAGGTCAACGGCCTTGTCTTCTTCTGCCACCGCTAAAGCCAAGTCGATATCAAGACGTGCAAACGCGTCAAGCGCGTTCCGTACCATGCCAGAGACATGATCACCAATATGACGAATTTCTAAAACGCTGCGAGGTAGACCGCCAAGTTCGGTGAGTCGTATCGCACTTTCTGCCACCTTGCTTGCTTCATCACCCATCCGCTCAAGGTCACTTAAAATCTTGCTAATAGACAGTACTAAACGTAAATCACTGGCAGCGGGATGGCGTCTAGCCAAAATGATCGTGCATTCCTCATCAATAGCGACCTCAAGGCTGTTAACAAGGTTGTCACCCTGTTTCACATCCGATGCTAGGCCAGTATCTAAATTCATAAACGCGTTGGTAGCGTCTGCAACTTGTTTCTCTACCAAGCCACCCATTTCCAGCATTCGCGTTTTTATGTCATCCAAGTCGGCATTAAACTGCTGCGAAATATGGTGTGAATGCGCACTCTTCTCTGTCATGAGTTCTCTCCAAAATCGTTCAGCGAAATTTTAGCCATAACGACCAGTAATATAATCTTCAGTCTGCTTATAGCTTGGATTTGTAAACAGGGTATCGGTATTATCAAATTCAATTAACTTGCCCATATACATAAATGCAGTGTAGTCAGACACCCGCGCTGCCTGTTGCATATTATGGGTGACAATAACAATGGTGTATTTGTCTTTTAGTTCGTAAATAAGTTCTTCAATCTTCAGGGTTGAAATGGGGTCTAGTGCAGATGCGGGTTCATCCAGCAATAGTACCTCAGGTTCTACCGCGATTGTACGCGCTATCACCAAACGTTGCTGCTGACCGCCAGACATTCCCAAGGCATTATCATGTAGTCGATCTTTGACTTCGTCCCACAACGCCGCGCCACGCAAAGAGCGCTCGACCACTTCATCAAGGACACGCTTTTTATTTATTCCTTGAATCCGCAAGCCATAGGCAACATTTTCATATATTGATTTTGGAAAAGGATTTGGTTTCTGGAATACCATACCAACTCGTCGACGTAATGTTGCCACATCTACGCGTTTATCATAAATAGGCGATCCATCTAACGCGATACCACCATCGATTCGACAGGTATCCACTAAATCATTCATTCGATTAAAGCATCGCAATAAGGTCGATTTACCACATCCACTCGGGCCAATAAACGCCGTCACCTTCTTGCGTGGAATGACCATATTAACGTCAAACAAGGCTTGTTTTTCACCGTAATATAAATCCAAATTATCAACGGTGAGCGTAATATCCTCATCGTGGATAGAAGATTGTTCCGCACCATACCTGCCAAGGGTTTCCATATTAATTGCGTGCGCCTTTAGCTGTGATTTATCACTAGTCATAACACTCGCCACCTTATATTCATATTACTCTGACCTACAGTTCTAGTGATTTATATTTTTCACGAAGATGGTTTCGCAAAGCGACTGCACTGAAGTTTAACAAGGCAATAATAACCACCAGCAGCAACGCGGTCGCGTACACCAATGGCCGTGCGGCCTCTACATTTGGGCTTTGAAAACCAACATCATATATGTGAAAACCAAGATGCATAAATTTTTGGTCTAAGTGGAAATAAGGGAAGTTGCCATCAACGGGTAGCGAAGGTGCCAATTTAACAACACCCACTAACATCAACGGTGCCACCTCCCCTGCAGCCCTTGCAACAGCCAGAATTAAGCCCGTCATCATTGCCGGACTAGCCATGGGTAACACTATTCGCCACAGCGTCTCCGCCTTGGTGGCGCCAAGCGCCAAGCTGCCCTCCCGCAAATTACGTGGAATACGCGCTAAACCTTCCTCTGTCGCAACAATCACCACCGGCAGGGTCAACAAGGCTAAAGTAACCGACGCCCACAGCAAGCCGGGGGTACCAAAGGTGGGCGCTGGTAGGGCTTCAGGGAACATCGCCTTGTCCATCTCAGCACCCAAGAAGTAAATAAAAAATCCTAAGCCAAATACACCATAAACAATGGAGGGAACGCCGGCCAAATTATTAACAGCAATCCTAATAATCCGTGTCATCACCCCTTGCTTGGCGTATTCACGTAAATAAACTGCCGCAACCACACCAAAAGGCGTCACCATAATCGACATAATTAGCACCATAATGACGGTGCCGAAGATCGCAGGAAAAATACCCCCTTCCGTGTTTGCCTCACGGGGTTCATCACTTAAAAACTCACCAAACTTCGCAAAATAAAAGCTAATCTTTTGGAATAAGCTCATCCCATTAGGCTGGTATGCGTGAACCACTGTGGCAATTTGTAGTTCTCTTGTTTTACCCGACGCAGTCTCCATAATAAAACTGTCGCGCCGCCACTCTTGATATAACTCAGAAAGTTGGGACTGCATTATCTTGTATTGGGCGTCAAGCTCAGCCCGCTCTGCCAGTAGGTCAGCCTTTATTTGTAAACGTCGACTAGCTGATAATTCCTCATTAAGCTCTATCTTCCGCTCACTTAAGCGTAACTTCTCCAGCCGATAATTTATTGCGCCTATATCACCTTTCTCAATTTTCTCAATTTGCTTATAAAGCTTCTCGGCCCTATCAACCCGAAGCTGAAACTCACTCCAAACATCGTTGTTTTCAGCACTTGTGACCTTGGTGCCACGCTCTTTAATACTTTGTAAATATCCGTAAAAATTTCCCCACTCTCGTCGCTCAATAACCACTGCATTTTCTGGGTAGCTAATGTCTTGCAAATATTGACTAATTACCCATTTAAAATCCGCACCGCTAACGTCTCTATTTCCGAGTTTGACTAGCTGTCTTTCAACAAAGTTTTCCTTGGTATCAATGTTAAACCCCGCACTGAGTAATTGTTCTATGGGCACCGATTCAGATTCAACATGCTCGGCCATTACCGCAACTGGGACTTCGCCAGGTAATACATAGTTAGACTGCATAACCGCCGCCGGCCAAAAATGACCAAAGCCTCGGACCGCCAACAATAAAAGCAAACCAACAACAGCCAGTGTACTCACCGTGACAGCGGCGGCGTTTAACCAAATCATGGGCTCACCGCGCTTACACCATTGCATAAAGCTTTGTTTATTATCGTCGTACAATGACATAAGCTAACTTCCCGTAAACTTGCACTTATCCAGCAAGCAATATAACAATGACAACTAGAGGTTTCCGTAGCGCGTGCGTAACCGTTGACGCACTGTTTCGGCAATGGTGTTCACCACAAAAGTGAAAATAAACAACACAAACGCGGCTAGAAACAACACCCGATAATGCGAGCTATCAACCTCGGTTTCACCAATTTCAACCGCGATATTGGCCGCAAGTGTCCGCATTCCCTCAAAAATATTCGCATCCATAATGGGCGTATTACCTGTCGCCATTAAGACAATCATCGTTTCACCCACCGCTCGCCCCATACCAATCATCAGAGCCGAAAAAATACCGGGACTGGCTGTTGGCATCACCACACCGACTAAGCTTTGCCACGGGGTAGCGCCCAAGGCTAGTGAGCCATAGCTAAGATGCTTGGGAACTGAAAAAATCGCATCTTCGGCAATAGAGAAAATGGTTGGGATTACCGCAAACCCCATTGCTATGCCAACTACCAGTGCGTTTCTCTGATCGAAGGAAACCCCCATGTCGTTGGTCAACCATGCCCGCATATCCCCGTCAAAGAGCCCACGCTCAATCGGTGCGCTAGACTCCACACACACAAATACTATCGCAAGCACCACAGGAACAAGCAGTAGCGAATGCCAGCCATCTGGGATATGACGTCGAAAGTTTGCTGGTAATCGCGACCACGTCCAAGCAAACACTAAAATACCAACAGGCAGGAGAATAAATAATGAAAATACCGCCGGTAAGTTTTTCTCAATAAAGGGAGCCAACCATAAGCCGGCTAAAAAACCGAGAATAACGGTTGGCAAGGCTTCCATTAGCTCAATTAATGGCTTGGTTTTTTGACGGAGAGCCGGCGCCATAAAATACGCCGTATAAATGGCCGCACAAATAGCTAAAGGGGCCGCAACAAGCATCGCATAAAAAGCGGCTTTCAATGTTCCAAACGCTAAAGGTGCGAAGCTGTATTTCGCTTCAAAATCATTATTCGCTGCCGATGACTGCCAAACATAATCTGGCTCAGGATAACTTTCATACCAAACCTTGCTCCACAGCGCAGACCATGACAACTCTGGGTGCTCATTATGCAAAGCGAAAGTTTTTAAACTCCCACCCGATGTTTCAATTAACAATTTATTGGCGCGTGGCGAAATAGCCATTGTCTGCACCGAGCCTACGGAGAGGTCTTTGCTCAATAAACGCCGGTGTGAGGTGGTGTAAAATAAGGCTAACTGCCCATCTGAGCTGACGCTTGCAAAGCCTTTTCTGCGATGCTCAGTCACTAAGGCCGCGCTACCGCCATTGGGAATATCAAAATGGCGCACCGCCTGTAGCCGGTAACCTGATTCTCGCGCCTTATCCCGCACCACAAACCATTGACCTACTGCACCATGATCACTGGCGACCATTAATGAAATACCGCCGAGCAAAAACCTCGCTTGACTCAATGATCCGGTATCGAATAAATACCCTCGATCGGCAACCGTTTGCTTACGCAGGTCAATAAGTCGAAAGCCACCATCACTGCCCAAAACATATAACCATCTTTGACCGGGGTCGATCAGCACTTGATTAGGGGTGATGTCTAATTTAGGTAATTGAACCTCCTCTTCACTTAAAGTCACCTCTTCACTCAAGAAGTCTTCTTCTTTAATCCATCTACGGCCCAGCAGCTTGCCATTGCTTACACCGATAATCAGTAGCGACTCATCACTGTCACTAATTGCAATTTGTTCTACGGCAAGCCCATTACTTAAGGTAAATGCCGACTCCCCATATGGATAGCTCAATTTTGGACTAATCAAACGCTTATCATTTGGATAGCTGATACGGTAATCGTGTTTCGCAATCAGAACATTGCCATCACTAAGCCCCAAAGCAAATATTCGACTTTCTTCGGACTCCAGTGCAAAACTCAAAATATCCACACCATTTAAGGGTAAATCTGTTGTGGATAATAATGTGCCATCACTTAATTGATAAAACTTGGCCTCCCCCGTTTCGCCCAACCTAAAGGCAATCTCAGCCTGCTCTTCCATGGCCAAATATAAAGCTGGGGCATTTGCGTTAGCCTCAAACTCAATACCCTCTTGCACAGATGCCGAACGAAACAAAGGCATAATTTCATATAGCAAATAAAAGAAAATAAGCAAAATTGCAAAAAGCACCCCGATACCACCTGCAGTAATCGTTGTTGCCGTAATCACATTTTTAGCCTGACGCCACTGTTGGTAGGCGGTAGCGGTAGCACGTACCTCAGATTGACTCATTTCTTATAGCTCGCTGAATTTCAATATACACAATGTGGCATTTTGAGGGTGGGCCAGTATCAATATGCGGATGCTAAATTGCCGCGTACGTTTTGCGGCAATATCTTCGAAAACGCTAGCCTTATTTGGTTACAGCAGAATTAACTACAGCCCCATCTTGTCGCGAATCCTCTCGACAACACTCGCCGGCAGTGGAACATAACCATCTTTTACGACTACTTCTTGCCCTTGTTTTGAGAGTACTAATTTTAAAAATTCACGCTCCAAAGGCGCTAATGGCTTATTGGGCGCTTTATTTACATAAACGTATAAAAACCGAGACAGCGGATATGCGCCAGATGTCGCGTTTTCAAATGTCGCCGTCACAAATTCGTCATTTGCACCTTTGGCCAGAGGAACAGCCCTAACACTTGAGGTTTTATAGCCAATGCCCGAGTAACCAATACCATTTACAGAGGTAGAAACAGATTGGACTACCGATGCCGAGCCGGGTTGTTCATTGACTCCGTTCTTAAAATCACCTTTGCATAGCGCTTTTTCTTTAAAGTAACCGTAGGTACCTGACACAGAATTACGACCAAACATTTGGACATCACGTGCCGACCACGCGCCACTCATGCCCAAACCACCCCATGTCTCGATACTATCGGGGTGCCCACACCGGTAAGTACTCGAAAAAACCGCATCAACCTGCGACATTGTCATGCCTTCAATAGGGTTATCTTTATGAACAAAAATCGCTAAGGCATCAATTGCTACCGGTATGGCCGTAGGCTTATAACCGAATTTATTTTCAAACGCCTCTATTTCCTTGCCCTTCATTTTCCGGCTCATGGGACCAATATTAGAAGTACCCTCTGTTAAAGCCGGTGCAGCAGTAGACGAGCCCGCAGCCTGAATTTGAATATTGATATTTGGGTAGTACCGTTTAAAGTCTTCGCCCCATAACGTCATAAGGTTTGCTAGGGTATCTGAACCAACACTAGACAAATTTCCAGACACACCGGAGGCATTAGTATATTCAGGCAACGCTGCATCTACCTCAGTAGCTCCGGTTACTGTCACCGATGACAGCGCAACTAGCGTTCCGACCAAATACTGTTTAATACCCACAAACCCTCCCTCATACCAATTCAATGCCTTAAAGCAGCCACTCTATAGGCGAATTATGACAGATATGTGACAGATTATCGGAATAATTCGACGATTATGATGACACTGTCTCCACTGCCGCTGAACGGGGGAAAACACAGCTAAACACGCTACCTTGGTCAGGAACACTACGTATTCGCAGCTCAGCGCGATGCCGAATTAACACATGTTTAACGATAGCCAGTCCCAACCCTGTTCCCCCAGTATCTATGGACCGACTTTGATCTACACGATAAAAGCGCTCGGTTAAGCGAGGGATATACTGAGGCTCAATCCCGATACCAGTGTCTTCAACTTCGAAATACGCATGATTATCATCACAGTACCAACGTAAAATGATTGTATCTTTGTCCGAAGTATACCGAGCCGCGTTCATCGCAAGGTTTGAGAATGCACTGCGTAATTCATTCGCACTACCGCTAATGGCAACGCTATCATCACACTCTATCAGCAAGTTGCGCTCGCCCTTGGCCGCAGTGGCACACTCTTCGCGAATCATCTCCATTAATGAACGCATACTAATTAACGACTCTTCCCCCGCCTTGGGAACAGCCTCTAATCGCGACAGGAGCATAAGATCTTGAATCAGCATGTGCATACGTCGTGACTGCTGTAACATTTGACTTACCGCGCGATCCCAGCGGGCATTTTCGCCACCGTGCTCAGAAAAAGTCTCGAGATAGCCGTTGATAACGGTTAACGGCGTACGCAATTCATGTGAAACATTCGCAACGAAATCTTTCCGCATTTTTTCCAAGCGGTGAGTCCTGGTGACATCGCGGGCAAATAACAAGCGGTTGCGCTGACCAAAAAAGCTGACACTAACACTAAGGTTGATATGGTTATTTACCGGAGACATCATTTCAAGCGAGGTTTGATAACTCTCCGCTTCAAAATAACGTAAAAATGCCGGACTTCGAATAAGATTAACTAACTGGCGGCCAACATCATCAGACTCACGCAAGCCTAAAAGCTCGTTTGCAGAGGCATTACACCACTCAATATTGCCCTGCGGATCTAACATCACGACAGCATCTGACATAGACGCAAACGATGAATGGAGATAATCGATCATTGCCTGTAATTTATTCGTATTTTGTGTTGCATCACGTTGCATGTCATAAATGACATCAAAAACCTGCCCCCACATACCCATTGCCTCCGGAGGCTCACTGTTTGCACCGCTATACAACCAATCCGACAAATGCTGGAGTGATCTTAACAACCATCCACATGCCAATAACGCTGTAACAAATAGTGGCCAGACACCTAAATCAAAGATTGTACAAGCTCCTGCCACGGCGGTGACAGGTAGGCTAATACGCAATAATTCGGTTTTCCAACTGTAGTAGCGCATTAATTAATTAGCGCTAGGCGCAAACACCCGTGGTAGAAAAACGGTATCCGGTGCCGCGAACAGTTTGAATAAGTAAACCGCAATCGCGCAGCTCGGTTTGTAATGCTTTACGAAGGCGGCGAATATGAACATCAACCGTTCGCTCTTCAACATAGACGTTGCTACCCCAAACCTGATCAAGTAATTGTCCACGGCTATAAGCACGTTCTTGATGGGTCATAAAAAACTTGAGCAGTTTAAATTCTGTAGGCCCCATATCTAAAGGTTGAGCATCCACAAAAACTCGATGACTAGCGGGATCTAACTTTAAGCCGCCAACCTCGATACTCTCTTCCAACTCTCGGCTGGTAGATCGGCGCATAATCGCTTTTATCCGCGCCATCAATTCACGAGACGAAAATGGCTTTGTAATATAATCGTCAGCGCCAACATCCAAGCCCTGAACGCGGTTATCTTCATCATCTTTTGCCGTAAGCATGATGACCAATAAATCGCGGGTAACATCATCACGACGTAAACGACGCAGTAATTCCAAACCGCTGGTTACCGGCATCATCCAGTCTAACAAAACCAAGTCGGGGCGCTGATCCACAATAATACCGTGAGCGTCCTGTGCGTTACTCGCTTCTAGGCACTCGTATCCAGCAAGTTCGAGCCCAACGCGGATCATTTCACGAATTGCGGCTTCGTCGTCGACTATCAGTATGGTGGTTGCAGTCATCCCTCTACCCTTTTTTAGCAATATTTGTAAGCAGCATTAAAACGACATTTGGTGACAATTTTATTACATATCGATTTTTTAGTAAGTTAATCAAACACTACCGTCTTATTACCGAGTACTAGCACCCGATCTTCTATGTGATTCCGTAACGCACGCGCCAACACGGATTTTTCTACATCTTTACCAAGTCGAACAAGGTCGTCCTTGCTATGTCTATGTGACACTCTGATGACATCCTGCTCAATAATTGGCCCCTCATCAAGCTGTTCAGTCACATAATGACTGGTCGCACCGATGAGTTTAACCCCTCTATCAAACGCTTTCTGATAGGGATTAGCGCCAATAAATGAGGGCAAAAAACTATGATGAATATTTATCATTCGACCCGAATAAGCACGACAAAACTCCGGTTGAATAATTTGCATATAGCGAGCTAACACCACGCAATCAGCTTGGTATTCTGCGGTTAGCTCCATGATTTTCGTGTGAGCTGGCATCTTGTTTTCAGGGTCAATCTTTACATACTCGAATGGAATACCGTGCCACTCCACCATGCTTCTAAGATTTTCATGGTTTGAGATAACACAGGGAATGTCACAATCTAGTTCACCGCTATGCCAGCGATGTAAAATATCGGCAATACAATGAGAAGCATGGCTCGCTAGAATAACGACTTTGCGCTTTACCGAGGAATCAACTAATTCCCAAGCCATTTCATATTCTTGCGCAATAGGCGCAAATGCGTCGCGAACAGCTTCTGCCCCCATACGTAGTGAGTCAGCGCGAATTTCATTGCGCATAAAAAACCAATTATTATCTGCATCTGCGTGATAATTAGCTTCTGTAAGCCAGCCACCTTGATCGGCTACAAACTGGCTAACTCGAGCTACAATACCAACCCGGTCTGGGCAACTAATTACCAATCGATATGTGTGATCCATGAACTGCAATTAACCTTCTATTTATCACCGTATTTTAAATATAAGTGCTTTTACACCTTGTTAAGCATACCCCGTAAGGCCTGTGGCAAATCTGCAGGTAAAATAACAGTCTTGGCATTATTTGAATTGGACAATTCAATTAATGCGTCGGCATATTTCTCACCTAACAAATATAAAACCGGTAAGTCTTTATCACCTACAGCTTCTGATACCACACTTATTGCGGCGCCACTGGCTTTAGCCAAAACAACCTGTGCCTGAGCGTCACGACGGGATGCTTCTAATCTGCCATCGGCCTCCAGAATAGCAGCTTGTTTTTCGCCCTCGGCTTTGGTTACCGCAGCTCGACGCTGACGCTCCGCGGCGGCTTGCTCCTCCATAGCTTGTTGCATTGTCATTGACGGGTTTATATCTTGGATTTCAACCGTTTTCAGGGTAATACCCCAATCGGCAATATCATCCGAAATCGCGGCCTTTAATTTCGCTTTGATTTGGTCCCGTGATGACAAGGCTGAATCTAAGGCCATTTCGCCGATAATCGAACGTAACGCCGTTTGCACCAGGTTCTGAATTGCCAGCGTATAGTTTTCAACCCCATACACCGCCTTTTCAGGAGACACGATATTGATATAGGCAACCGCATTCGCAATAATCACAGCATTGTCTTCGGTGATGACTTCTTGCGAGGGAATATCCAAGACGATATCTTTGGTGGTAAGTTTGTAAGCAACATCATCAATATAAGGAATAATAAAATTCAACCCCGGATTTAGGGTCACATGGTATTTACCCAAGCGCTGAACAATATGCTTATAGCCCTGAGGTACGGTACGAACCCCTTTCGCCATAGTGACGATTACCAATATTGCCAATGCCGCTACAACTGCCAAGCCATCCATCGCACTTCTCCTTGAATTTGTAGTTACTATATTTTTATAAGATACAACTCATCACACTTGGCCAGCGCCCAATTTTACAATCAATGAGTTACCCGATATGTCATCAACAACCACTCGCTCACCAACCGCCACGGGCTCCTTACAAATAAATTGCCACTCATCGCTACCGAGCACTGGAATCGAAAATCGCAACGTACCGTGACCAAACTCTGCGCCTAGTTTAATGACCATACCTTCCTGCCCCACCACCTGCTCTCGCGACATTCCTGACAAGGTTTTATTCTTCATTTTAGGATGAACAAATTTAAACCAGATGCCGAGATCGATCACCGACATAATCAGCCAAACCAGCAGCTGAACGCTAAACGGCATCTCAATTGCGGCTAAAATCAAACCTACAGCGATTGCACTGGCACCAAACCAGATCATGACAAAGCTTGGTATGAATATCTCGCTTGCTACCAGCAACATACCAAAAACCATCCAATGCCAGTATGCAATATTGTTATTTAACCACTCCATTTTGGGCCCCTTTGCCACAAACCTGCCAACCAGACATCTATTTAGTATTCATTTGCTAAAAAATTCAAGCACTTACTGCGCTATTTTATATTTACTCAAGCGCTCTATCTGGGCAGCAAGTCATCACATTATCACGTATAATGATCAGTTCACTCGAAACCCTGTGCCCCATGTCATCTGCTATGCAAACACCTAAAGCCATATTTAGCCATCACCCTTACTGGGCCGAATGTTTCGGCACCGCTAGCTACCTCCCAACATCGCGGGCTGAGATGGATGCATTGGGGTGGGATAGCTGCGATATCATCATTGTGACTGGCGACGCCTATGTAGACCATCCCAGCTTTGGCATGGCCGTTATTGGTCGCGTACTTGAAGCACAGGGCTTTCGCATTGGCATTATCTCACAGCCGGACTGGCAATCAGCAGAACCCTTCAAGCAGCTTGGCCAACCCAATCTATTTTTTGGCGTGGCGTCGGGCAATATGGACTCGATGATCAACCGCTATACAGCGGATAGACGCCTGCGTCATGACGACGCCTACTCACCGAACAATGAAGGCGGTAAACGCCCAGACCGGGCCGTAATTGTCTATTCACAACGCTGCCGTGAAGCCTATAAAGAAACCCCAATCATCATCGGCTCCATTGAAGCGAGCCTCCGCCGTATTGCTCATTACGATTACTGGAGCGACAAGGTCCGCAGATCTGTGCTACTCGATTCTCGTGCCGACTTATTACTTTACGGCAACGCTGAACGAGCAATTATCGATGTTGCACACCGCTTAGGCCGAGGCGACGCAATTACCAGTATTAGGGATTTACGTGGTACTGCTTTTGTCACTAGAGACATTCCTGCGGGCTGGACAGTGATAGATTCAGCGAGCGTAGATCAAATAGGCAAAGTTGACCCCATCACAAGTCCCTATGTAGACACCAGCGCTACAGACAGTTGCAAGAAAGATGAAAACGAAACAACCATTGCTAACAAGCCTGCTGATGAGGTGCAAGCCGTTCGAATCATCGACCCTCTACAAGCGCGTAAAATTGGCACGGATGTAGCCAAGACAGTTATTCGCTTACCCGATTACGAACTGGTAAAAAACGACCCCGTAAATTATGCCCATGCCGCAAGGGTACTCCATCTAGAAACTAACCCCGGCAACGCACGCGCTCTTGTACAACGTCACGGCGACCAAGAAGTCTGGCTAAACCCGCCGCCAATTCCCCTTAGCACAGACGAACTT contains:
- the purU gene encoding formyltetrahydrofolate deformylase, whose product is MDHTYRLVISCPDRVGIVARVSQFVADQGGWLTEANYHADADNNWFFMRNEIRADSLRMGAEAVRDAFAPIAQEYEMAWELVDSSVKRKVVILASHASHCIADILHRWHSGELDCDIPCVISNHENLRSMVEWHGIPFEYVKIDPENKMPAHTKIMELTAEYQADCVVLARYMQIIQPEFCRAYSGRMINIHHSFLPSFIGANPYQKAFDRGVKLIGATSHYVTEQLDEGPIIEQDVIRVSHRHSKDDLVRLGKDVEKSVLARALRNHIEDRVLVLGNKTVVFD
- a CDS encoding SPFH domain-containing protein, with product MDGLAVVAALAILVIVTMAKGVRTVPQGYKHIVQRLGKYHVTLNPGLNFIIPYIDDVAYKLTTKDIVLDIPSQEVITEDNAVIIANAVAYINIVSPEKAVYGVENYTLAIQNLVQTALRSIIGEMALDSALSSRDQIKAKLKAAISDDIADWGITLKTVEIQDINPSMTMQQAMEEQAAAERQRRAAVTKAEGEKQAAILEADGRLEASRRDAQAQVVLAKASGAAISVVSEAVGDKDLPVLYLLGEKYADALIELSNSNNAKTVILPADLPQALRGMLNKV
- a CDS encoding NfeD family protein, yielding MEWLNNNIAYWHWMVFGMLLVASEIFIPSFVMIWFGASAIAVGLILAAIEMPFSVQLLVWLIMSVIDLGIWFKFVHPKMKNKTLSGMSREQVVGQEGMVIKLGAEFGHGTLRFSIPVLGSDEWQFICKEPVAVGERVVVDDISGNSLIVKLGAGQV
- a CDS encoding YgiQ family radical SAM protein codes for the protein MSSAMQTPKAIFSHHPYWAECFGTASYLPTSRAEMDALGWDSCDIIIVTGDAYVDHPSFGMAVIGRVLEAQGFRIGIISQPDWQSAEPFKQLGQPNLFFGVASGNMDSMINRYTADRRLRHDDAYSPNNEGGKRPDRAVIVYSQRCREAYKETPIIIGSIEASLRRIAHYDYWSDKVRRSVLLDSRADLLLYGNAERAIIDVAHRLGRGDAITSIRDLRGTAFVTRDIPAGWTVIDSASVDQIGKVDPITSPYVDTSATDSCKKDENETTIANKPADEVQAVRIIDPLQARKIGTDVAKTVIRLPDYELVKNDPVNYAHAARVLHLETNPGNARALVQRHGDQEVWLNPPPIPLSTDELDWVFELPYQRKPHPIYGKAKIPAYDMIRFSVNIMRGCFGGCSFCSITEHEGRIIQSRSHESIVKEVENIRDKTPEFTGVISDLGGPTANMWRLNCKSTEIESRCRRLSCVYPSICKSLNTDQTPLIDLYRDVRELNGVKKVLIASGLRYDLAVETPEYVKELVTHHVGGYLKIAPEHSEDGPLSKMMKPGMGSYDKFKLMFDKYSKQAGKEQYLIPYFIAAHPGTSDKDMMQLAMWLKGNGFRADQVQAFYPSPMANATAMYYSGKNPLKKVSRNSENVISAKGLKQRRLHKAYLRYHDPEGWPSIRDSLLSMGRRDLIGYGKKHLVPPRQPANWVSKQGKGRKILTQHTGLPPRKTK